One Penicillium oxalicum strain HP7-1 chromosome III, whole genome shotgun sequence genomic region harbors:
- a CDS encoding Splicing factor 3B subunit 4 has product MSGARHWEQDKEATVYIGNLDERATDSLVWELMLQAGRIVNVHLPKDRVTQTHQGYGFVEYISEEDAEYASRIMNGIRLYGKPIRVNKASADKQKSVEIGAELFIGNLDPMVSEQILYDTFSRFGTLTNLPKVARDDNNLSKGYGFVSFADFESSDAAITNMNGQYLMNKQVSVQYAYKKDGKGERHGDEAERTLAAQARKHNVRPPTQQVAPPQFATGAAASAPPTGPGAPPAATLNGEAARPISTGPQTPDLGMGRGMPMPMPMNYQNVPPPPPQQGRLSGPPASSLTNPPPGLPARPPPSQAGYGGPQAYIPPAYNGTGPQAAFPAPPAGVPVPPPGFAPPGFAPPPGGPVAPGAPPTLPPGFQPPGYGVGR; this is encoded by the exons ATGTCCGGCGCAAGACACTG GGAGCAGGACAAAGAAGCCACTGTCTATATTGGCAATTTGGACGAGCGGGCGACGGACAGCTTGGTATGGGAACTCATGCTGCAGGCTGGGCGCATTGTGAATGTTCACCTTCCCAAAGACCGCGTGACCCAGACACATCAAGGATACGGGTTTGTCGAGTACATCAGCGAGGAGGATGCCGAATACGCCTCGAGGATCATGAACGGAATTCGTCTGTACGGAAAGCCCATTCGTGTGAATAAGGCCTCCGCAGACAAGCAGAAGTCAGTCGAAATCGGCGCCGAGCTCTTCATTGGAAATCTCGATCCTATGGTTTCCGAACAAATTCTTTATGACACGTTCAGTCGATTCGGAACATTAACGAATCTTCCCAAG GTGGCGCGGGATGACAACAACCTCTCCAAGGGCTACGGATTTGTATCATTTGCTGATTTTGAGTCCTCCGATGCGGCAATCACCAACATGAATGGCCAGTACCTCATGAACAAGCAGGTTTCAGTGCAATATGCCTACAAAAAGGATGGCAAGGGAGAGAGACACGGTGACGAAGCTGAGAGGACGCTGGCCGCCCAAGCCCGAAAACACAATGTACGTCCACCAACCCAGCAAGTGGCGCCTCCTCAATTCGCAACGGGGGCAGCCGCTTCAGCTCCTCCTACTGGCCCTGGCGCTCCTCCAGCGGCCACTCTCAATGGCGAAGCAGCACGACCCATAAGCACCGGACCGCAGACGCCCGACTTGGGTATGGGCAGAGGTATGCCCATGCCTATGCCGATGAATTACCAGAACgtgcctcctcccccacctcAACAAGGGAGGCTTAGTGGCCCGCCTGCATCGTCATTGACGAATCCTCCCCCCGGTCTACCCGCCCGACCTCCGCCATCGCAAGCAGGATATGGCGGGCCACAGGCCTACATTCCACCCGCATACAATGGTACCGGTCCCCAAGCTGCCTTCCCAGCACCTCCGGCCGGGGTCCCCGTACCGCCGCCAGGATTTGCTCCTCCTGGTTTCGCACCACCCCCGGGAGGCCCGGTGGCCCCGGGTGCACCCCCTACGCTTCCACCTGGCTTTCAGCCGCCAGGATATGGAGTTGGGCGCTGA
- a CDS encoding UPF0357 protein codes for MGYLLFYSLVLSVIIAGTALYITRSRWLHLLPVPDYIYDRLPSSFTADLEAGMSSSQFDISANVADGDTRAGLDQAAKREIQRIMKTRRVSFDEARRIYTEQRFARNNIGPDGRPRDPKFVSFS; via the exons ATGGGCTACCTGCTCTTTTACTCCCTCGTGCTTTCCGTAATCATCGCAGGAACGG CGCTCTATATCACTCGTTCAAGATGGCTTCACCTACTGCCAGTCCCCGATTACATCTATGATCGCCTCCCGTCGAGTTTCACTGCCGATCTCGAGGCCGGGATGAGCTCCTCTCAATTCGACATTTCTGCCAATGTCGCAGACGGAGACACTCGAGCGGGTCTGGATCAAGCAGCCAAGCGAGAAATCCAGAGAATTATGAAGACCCGGCGAGTGTCTTTCGATGAAGCTCGCCGGATCTATACGGAACAACGGTTCGCAAGGAACAACATTGGCCCCGATGGTCGGCCGAGGGACCCTAAATTTGTCTCCTTCTCATAa
- a CDS encoding putative 60S ribosomal protein L28e gives MSVSRPNVSNDLIWQITRNQNAYLVRRNTGGGSQFSRDPLNLVNKHSFKYSGFANNKAIGVQSDDNGNVVVITKKPNPQQPAKNQVVTTYGPSTSTRKVYKGVASKTAQHGYRADVREEAVARVSALRRAALPKKETPPPSPVVPRPARLRSPSKLLRPLFQSPFH, from the exons ATGTCCGTCTCTCGCCCCAACGTTTCCAACGACCTGATCTGGCAGATCACCC GTAACCAGAATGCCTATCTGGTTCGCCGTAACACCGGTGGTGGCTCCCAGTTCTCCCGCGACCCCCTGAACCTGGTCAACAAGCACTCCTTCAAG TACTCTGGTTTCGCCAACAACAAg gCCATTGGTGTCCAGTCCGACGACAACGGCAACGTTGTTGTTATCACCAAGAAGCCCAACCCCCAGCAGCCCGCTAAGAACCAGGTCGTCACCACCTACGGCCCCAGCACCTCTACCCGCAA GGTCTACAAGGGTGTTGCCAGCAAGACTGCCCAGCACGGTTACCGCGCTGACGTCCGCGAGGAGGCTGTCGCCCGTGTGAGCGCTCTCCGCCGCGCCGCTCTCCCCAAGAAGGAGACCCCGCCTCCAAGCCCCGTGGTGCCAAGGCCCGCCAGGCTGAGAAGTCCGAGTAAATTACTCCGTCCTCTTTTTCAAAGTCCATTTCATTAA
- a CDS encoding malate dehydrogenase: MVKAVVLGAAGGIGQPLSLLLKASPLVDELALYDVVNTPGVAADLSHISSAAKLTGYLPKDDGLKHALTNADIVVIPAGIPRKPGMTRDDLFKINAGIVRDLTKGIAEFCPKAFILVISNPVNSTVPIAAEVLKAAGVFNPQRLFGVTTLDVVRAETFTQEFSGLSNPSKATVPVIGGHSGETIVPLFSKVSPDFKIPADRYDALVNRVQFGGDEVVKAKDGAGSATLSMAFAGFRFAEAVIKASKGEKGVVEPTFVYLPGVPGGDEIVKATGVEFFSTPVELGPNGAEKAVNILDGITEKEKSLLEACIKGLKGNVEKGVEFVKNPPPK; this comes from the exons ATGGTCAAAGCTG TTGTCCTCGGTGCTGCTGGCGGCATTGGCCAG CCCCTCTCGCTCCTGCTGAAGGCCTCACCCTTGGTCGATGAGCTGGCTCTCTACGATGTTGTCAACACCCCCGGCGTTGCCGCCGACCTGTCCCACATCTCCTCCGCCGCT AAACTCACAGGTTACCTCCCCAAGGACGATGGGCTGAAGCACGCCCTGACCAACGCTGACATTGTCGTGATCCCTGCCGGCATTCCTC GCAAGCCCGGCATGACCCGTGATgatctcttcaagatcaacgcCGGCATTGTTCGTGACCTGACCAAGGGCATCGCCGAGTTCTGCCCCAAGGCTTTCATCTTGGTCATCTCTAACCCCGTCAACTCTACCGTTCCCATTGCCGCCGAGGTTCTCAAGGCTGCTGGTGTCTTTAACCCCCAGCGCCTGTTCGGTGTCACCACCCTGGACGTTGTCCGCGCCGAGACCTTCACCCAGGAGTTCTCCGGTCTGTCCAACCCCTCCAAGGCCACCGTCCCCGTCATCGGTGGTCACTCCGGCGAGACCATTGTCCCCCTGTTCAGCAAGGTCTCTCCCGACTTCAAGATTCCCGCTGACCGCTACGATGCTCTCGTCAACC GTGTTCAATTCGGTGGTGATGAGGttgtcaaggccaaggaCGGTGCCGGTTCCGCCACTTTGTCCATGGCCTTTGCCGGTTTCCG CTTCGCCGAGGCTGTGATCAAGGCTTCCAAGGGTGAGAAGGGCGTCGTTGAGCCCACCTTTGTCTACCTGCCCGGTGTGCCCGGCGGTGATGAGATTGTGAAGGCCACCGGTGTCGAGTTCTTCTCCACTCCCGTTGAGCTTGGC CCCAACGGTGCTGAGAAGGCCGtcaacatcctcgatggCATtaccgagaaggagaagtctCTCCTCGAGGCCTGCATCAAGGGTCTCAAGGGTAATGTCGAGAAGGGCGTCGAGTTCGTCAAGAACCCCCCACCAAAGTAA
- a CDS encoding Trafficking protein particle complex subunit 6B — protein sequence MSFDASASLSISDPNARALSSSCFDFLLIELVPMAERLAKELASHENPEDPEVRESTYFRLESLGYRVGQGLAERFSRDRPRFTDNLDVIKFLCKDLWTVLFRKQIDNLKTNHRGVYVLTDSAFRPFARMSMAARSDAVNMAQAYLWFPCGVIRGALANLGITTTVQAETSELPGATFQIKTVQTRP from the exons atgTCCTTCGACGCCTCGGCCTCATTATCCATCTCCGATCCTAATGCCCGCGCCCTCAGCTCCTCATGCTTTGACTTCTTGTTAATCGAACTGGTACCCATGGCTGAACGTCTTGCGAAAGAGCTCGCTTCCCACGAGAATCCTGAGGATCCTGAAGTTCGAGAGTCGACTTATTTTCGTCTGGAGTCGTTGGGTTATCGGGTTGGTCAGGGTCTTGCTGAAAG ATTTTCGCGTGATCGACCCCGTTTTACAGATAACTTGGACGTGATCAAATTCCTCTGCAAAGATTTATGGACGGTGCTGTTTCGAAAACAGATTGATAATTTGAAGACGAATCATCGG GGAGTCTACGTCTTGACCGACAGTGCATTCAGACCTTTTGCCCGGATGAGTATGGCTGCAAGGTCCGACGCTGTAAATATGGCGCAAGCG TACCTGTGGTTTCCCTGTGGTGTGATCCGAGGAGCTCTGGCCAATCTGGGAATCACGACGACCGTGCAGGCAGAGACTTCGGAGCTCCCGGGGGCGACGTTTCAGATCAAGACCGTGCAGACTCGGCCGTAA
- a CDS encoding GPI ethanolamine phosphate transferase 2, with amino-acid sequence MGVPNWSWATLFANLLILVGILTFSSGFFPYKPLLPGLATFNQADQDAVSPVFDKIIFMVVDALRSDFVYSNESGFAFTQSLIRSGVALPFTAHASSPTVTMPRLKAMTTGSVPSFLDVILNIAESDTSSTLAFQDTWLAQLKARGDQLVMYGDDTWLKLFPGMFDRSDGTTSFYVSDFVEVDRNVTRHVPRELAQSDWSAMILHYLGLDHIGHKAGPKSSHMLPKQQEMDSIVSQVYSQMDSQSHLQSTLFVLCGDHGMNEAGNHGGASAGETSPALLFISPKFATLGSSLDSPTEPFNDLQYYRTVEQADITPTLAGLLGLPIPLNSLGVFIPEFLDLWDTESTKVHVLYRNARQLLNTVQSTFPGVTFAPASLENSCASSPDSGIQGAQCAWFRVLQDFPGDDSPHENFKTLEASLLKFCRIAQDLMSSTASNYDVSRLSMGLLVTTMAALLVLPTIYRECRQSAHTGIFLAFLIIGYGSMMFASSYVEEEQQFWYWICSGWMFYLHTRYTTNTPSSGATLFSLDRGKFATFGFAIAHRLTRRWNQTGQKFAAEPDIARTFFPAHPMIFWTLFLLTYTDAGIRLSRNLPSTILKIGGVVLTALACVFKLNFVANDSPELLVDTVMSKIADGWPASASLVLQARLIFGGLVCCAVLATMVPGRSNRMHGSSDLFHEALHLFLMTQSRATNIPLFLVFRVAAGSLASMKLSGMEVTITTMILQYTSFFAFGGSNAISSVDLSSAYNGVGSYSVAMVGILTFVSNWAGPIWWISVDHLLRPQQDASRESHDAAALLTFHVATSALSVMAACTALRTHLFIWTVFSPKYLYTIAWATANHVAVNLLGRAGLSLLKSRK; translated from the exons ATGGGTGTTCCAAATTGGAGCTGGGCGACTCTGTTTGCCAATTTGTTGATTCTCGTGGGTATCCTGACCTTTTCGTCCGGCTTCTTCCCCTATAAGCCACTCCTTCCGGGTCTGGCCACTTTCAACCAAGCCGATCAGGATGCCGTATCTCCGGTTTTCGACAAAATTATATTTATGGTGGTGGATGCATTACGAAG TGATTTTGTATACTCGAATGAATCTGGATTTGCGTTTACACAAAG TCTCATTCGTTCTGGGGTGGCACTGCCCTTTACAGCACATGCTAGCTCACCGACGGTCACCATGCCTCGTTTGAAGGCCATGACTACCGGCTCGGTCCCCTCATTCTTGGATGTAATTCTAAATATTGCCGAGTCGGACACATCATCCACTCTGGCTTTCCAGGATACCTGGCTGGCTCAATTGAAAGCCCGAGGCGATCAGCTCGTTATGTATGGGGACGATACTTGGCTGAAGCTCTTCCCTGGGATGTTTGATCGGTCCGATGGCACCACCAGTTTCTACGTCTCG GATTTTGTGGAAGTTGACCGGAACGTCACCCGCCACGTTCCGAGAGAGCTGGCGCAAAGTGACTGGTCAGCTATGATCTTGCATTATTTGGGACTAGATCACATCGGTCATAAAGCAGGGCCTAAAAG CTCACACATGCTTCCCAAACAGCAGGAAATGGACTCGATAGTGAGCCAAGTATATTCTCAAATGGATTCACAGTCCCATCTTCAATCGACCCTGTTTGTACTGTGCGGCGATCACGGTATGAATGAAGCCGGGAATCACGGTGGCGCTTCAGCGGGTGAAACGTCACCGGCATTGCTTTTCATTTCTCCCAAGTTTGCGACGCTTGGGTCGAGCCTGGACAGTCCAACCGAGCCGTTTAATGATCTGCAATACTATCGCACTGTCGAACAAGCAGATATTACCCCAACTCTGGCAGGTCTTTTAGGCTTGCCGATACCCCTGAATAGCCTAGGCGTGTTCATCCCCGAGTTTCTCGATCTGTGGGACACTG AGTCCACAAAGGTTCATGTGTTGTATCGCAATGCTCGGCAACTTCTGAACACGGTCCAGTCCACGTTCCCAGGCGTCACGTTTGCTCCAGCCAGTCTTGAGAACAGCTGCGCATCAAGCCCTGATTCTGGGATTCAAGGTGCCCAATGTGCATGGTTCCGAGTACTCCAAGACTTCCCGGGTGACGACTCGCCGCATGAGAATTTCAAGACTCTGGAGGCGTCCCTTCTTAAATTTTGTCGAATCGCTCAAGATTTGATGAGCAGCACCGCGAGCAATTACGATGTATCAAGATTATCAATGGGGTTGCTTGTCACGACCATGGCAGCGCTTCTTGTCTTGCCCACAATCTACCGTGAATGTAGACAGTCAGCACACACTGGCATTTTTCTAGCCTTTTTGATAATTGGCTACGGAAGTATGATGTTCGCAAGCAGTTAcgttgaagaagagcagcagTTTTGGTACTGGATCTGCTCTGGTTGGATGTTCTATCTGCATACCCGCTACACCACAAACACTCCCTCGTCCGGAGCTACCTTGTTCTCTCTTGATCGCGGCAAATTCGCGACTTTCGGTTTCGCGATTGCTCACCGACTGACCCGTCGGTGGAACCAAACGGGCCAAAAGTTTGCCGCCGAGCCCGATATTGCTCGGACTTTCTTCCCTGCTCACCCGATGATTTTCTGGACACTTTTCTTGTTGACTTATACGGACGCGGGAATTCGTCTTTCACGAAACTTGCCATCTACAATCTTGAAGATTGGCGGAGTCGTGTTGACGGCGCTGGCTTGTGTCTTCAAGCTCAACTTTGTGGCGAACGACTCTCCCGAGTTGCTGGTTGATACAGTTATGTCCAAGATTGCAGATGGGTGGCCGGCAAGTGCTTCTCTAGTCTTGCAGGCAAGGTTGATTTTCGGTGGACTCGTCTGCTGTGCAGTGCTGGCAACGATGGTCCCAGGTCGATCAAATAGAATGCATG GCTCGAGCGACCTCTTTCACGAAGCGCTTCACTTGTTCCTCATGACCCAGTCTCGAGCGACCAATATTCCTCTCTTCCTGGTGTTTCGAGTCGCGGCAGGGTCGTTGGCCTCGATGAAGCTTTCGGGTATGGAGGTGACCATCACGACCATGATTCTCCAGTACACAAGCTTCTTCGCATTTGGAGGCTCCAATGCAATCTCATCCGTCGACCTCTCCAGCGCGTATAACGGCGTTGGCAGCTATAGCGTAGCCATGGTCGGcattttgacttttgtcAGCAACTGGGCGGGCCCCATTTGGTGGATATCCGTGGATCATTTGCTGCGACCACAGCAAGATGCGTCCCGAGAGAGCCACGATGCGGCTGCCCTGCTCACATTCCATGTTGCGACTTCAGCATTATCTGTCATGGCAGCTTGCACTGCGCTGCGAACACATCTGTTCATCTGGACGGTATTTTCGCCCAAATACTTGTATACGATCGCATGGGCAACCGCCAACCATGTTGCAGTGAATCTGCTTGGGCGCGCCGGTCTCTCGCTTCTCAAGTCTCGAAAGTag